From the Helicoverpa armigera isolate CAAS_96S chromosome 16, ASM3070526v1, whole genome shotgun sequence genome, one window contains:
- the LOC110379349 gene encoding uncharacterized protein LOC110379349 has product MRLYVLVLVCVALATTTADPDPKKYKSEVKDKDKQTNATLTADEKKFLRDVEAKYGINKEAPKEEKKNVSEDKSKTQQPGKPTFPAVIAIEIVNDTEKSKGKRTIDANLGYGYKTNNGYTYSYFGKPAQEKGKFMIYPYSQEDIPPANTHSFNHYDQSGQKLKTSVEIQTSQAYELVPVKEEKPAYHYEKPSVEFNTPAPQPASYSSSEQSGNSYQHPSTLYTTYNGEQFSGLSGQFPSVMPDYLVDPTQLIKNPEYQNVGLTQDHLRTPGSHLEQKVVPVLVLRIPSSSLTNPSAELYANLPQNYPLSNYLNHLNLQELVNQYFKKAGYRFAPQVMAYPSSQSLESQDQESYSQGGHGQSGSSQQEPQHYANPYVQPSYTQAHLSAGVQYSAVQPVMARYPSSYVRHQYMSMPQGYSIYKQPSQPQKQEYQYQYTPQSAVSSQKFYLPSSQYEQETEHVSSQELHDHQSSLNQGADGAQYTSGQVQYEAPAQVSAGYETAVTPGAEYRTPGAEYGTPGVEYGTPAPHAEAEYEHSNTVAPNYGSPEQYSHSVSAGYESAVTSAPTYEGAKDSAVSHISSEYFTRIQHTQQQPESQSVYQSQNLQSSHASQSDEGGQQNYVYEQQEQQADDEGLVLSENYPSKDHTVATVLPTHYKAGKQNSGAIQSVSYVTPMPHSKYQLPYKVMVPQTFLHNPSTEKVSYVNSHPVPSSYSQSVLQQNYNPEAEYTIGYRQVPPVGKQKPPSYPRNYHSHPKRMVKPEHKNESGPTPFSKNKSERNEKKRTSS; this is encoded by the coding sequence GTGCTGGTTTGTGTGGCGTTAGCGACGACCACTGCCGATCCAGACCCGAAGAAATATAAGTCAGAAGTAAAAGataaagacaaacaaacaaatgcaaCACTAACGGCAGATGAGAAGAAATTTCTCAGAGACGTTGAAGCAAAGTACGGCATCAATAAAGAAGCACCAAAAGAAGAGAAGAAGAATGTCAGCGAAGATAAGTCAAAAACACAGCAACCTGGAAAACCAACCTTCCCAGCTGTTATAGCCATTGAAATTGTTAACGACACTGAAAAGTCAAAAGGTAAACGTACCATAGACGCCAATCTTGGATACggatacaaaacaaacaacggCTATACGTATTCCTACTTTGGAAAACCAGCTCAAGAAAAAGGAAAATTCATGATCTATCCTTATTCCCAAGAAGATATTCCTCCAGCAAATACACATTCCTTCAATCATTATGATCAATCAGGCCAAAAGCTTAAAACTAGCGTCGAAATTCAGACTTCACAAGCTTATGAATTAGTACCTGTGAAAGAGGAGAAACCTGCGTACCACTATGAGAAACCATCGGTTGAGTTTAACACACCAGCGCCCCAGCCTGCATCCTACTCATCATCTGAACAAAGCGGTAACTCATACCAACATCCCTCGACGTTGTACACCACATACAATGGAGAACAATTCTCCGGCTTAAGTGGTCAGTTCCCATCAGTCATGCCAGATTACTTAGTAGACCCAACCCAGCTGATCAAAAACCCAGAATACCAAAACGTTGGATTGACCCAAGATCATTTACGTACACCCGGTTCTCATTTAGAACAGAAGGTGGTTCCAGTCTTAGTGTTGAGAATACCGAGCTCGTCTCTGACCAACCCCTCAGCTGAACTATACGCTAATCTGCCACAAAACTACCCACTGTCTAACTACTTAAACCATTTGAACTTACAAGAGTTAGTTAACCAGTACTTTAAAAAGGCTGGATACAGGTTTGCTCCTCAAGTAATGGCTTATCCCAGTTCTCAAAGCCTCGAGAGTCAAGATCAGGAAAGTTACAGCCAGGGCGGCCATGGTCAGAGTGGATCTTCTCAACAGGAGCCTCAGCACTACGCAAACCCATACGTCCAGCCATCATACACACAAGCTCATCTTTCTGCTGGAGTACAATACTCGGCTGTACAACCTGTTATGGCTAGATACCCTTCAAGTTATGTTCGTCACCAGTACATGTCGATGCCTCAAGGATATTCTATTTACAAACAACCTTCGCAGCCACAGAAACAAGAGTACCAATACCAATACACACCACAGTCCGCTGTGTCCTCACAAAAGTTTTACCTGCCTTCATCACAATACGAACAAGAAACGGAACACGTGAGTTCACAAGAGCTTCATGATCATCAATCATCTCTGAACCAAGGAGCAGATGGTGCTCAGTATACTAGTGGCCAGGTTCAATATGAGGCGCCTGCACAGGTCAGTGCTGGCTATGAAACTGCTGTCACTCCTGGAGCTGAGTACAGAACTCCGGGCGCTGAATACGGTACTCCCGGTGTTGAATATGGAACACCCGCTCCACATGCCGAGGCAGAATATGAACATTCGAACACTGTAGCTCCTAATTATGGATCTCCAGAACAATATTCGCATTCAGTGTCGGCCGGATACGAATCAGCTGTAACTTCTGCACCTACTTACGAAGGAGCTAAAGACTCGGCTGTTTCTCACATTTCCAGCGAATACTTTACCCGAATTCAGCACACTCAGCAACAGCCTGAATCTCAATCAGTATATCAATCGCAGAACTTACAGTCGAGCCACGCCTCACAATCCGATGAAGGTGGCCAGCAAAATTATGTGTATGAGCAACAAGAGCAACAGGCAGATGACGAAGGTTTAGTCCTGTCAGAGAACTACCCGAGCAAGGATCACACAGTGGCGACCGTACTACCGACACACTACAAGGCTGGCAAACAGAACTCTGGAGCTATTCAATCTGTAAGCTACGTTACTCCCATGCCTCATTCAAAGTACCAGTTGCCATACAAAGTGATGGTACCACAGACCTTCCTTCACAACCCTTCAACAGAGAAAGTGTCGTACGTGAACTCGCACCCGGTGCCTTCATCATACAGCCAGTCGGTACTTCAACAAAACTACAATCCTGAGGCAGAATACACGATAGGCTACCGTCAAGTACCACCAGTTGGTAAACAAAAGCCCCCATCCTACCCTAGAAATTACCACTCACACCCTAAACGTATGGTGAAGCCGGAACACAAGAACGAGTCCGGCCCAACGCCCTTCTCTAAGAACAAAAGTGAGAGAAATGAAAAGAAAAGAACATCGTCGTAA